A single Ignavibacteriales bacterium DNA region contains:
- a CDS encoding YebC/PmpR family DNA-binding transcriptional regulator produces MGRIFEKRKYKMFARFAKMSKAFNRIRKEIEIAVKAGGPDVKGNPRLRIAMQNAKSVNMPKDRVEAAIKRAMSKDTSGYQEVVYEGYGPHGIAVIVETATDNTTRTVANVRHHFREYEGTLGNSGSIAFMFERKGLFTIKQSVIKDIDEFELEMIDHGLDDLTGDEENLYLYCAFQDFGNMQKALEEKGIEVSSTELQYIPGNTKELTEEQQKDVNDLIEALEEDDDVQAVYHNMA; encoded by the coding sequence ATGGGCCGCATATTCGAAAAAAGAAAATATAAGATGTTTGCACGCTTTGCCAAGATGTCCAAAGCGTTTAACCGGATCAGAAAAGAAATTGAAATAGCTGTTAAAGCCGGCGGGCCGGACGTCAAGGGAAACCCCCGCCTCCGCATTGCCATGCAGAACGCTAAGTCAGTGAATATGCCCAAAGACCGTGTTGAAGCGGCAATCAAACGGGCAATGAGCAAGGATACCTCCGGCTATCAGGAAGTGGTTTATGAAGGATACGGTCCACACGGCATAGCCGTCATTGTTGAAACTGCAACCGACAACACCACCAGAACCGTTGCCAATGTGCGCCATCATTTCAGGGAATATGAAGGAACTCTGGGTAACTCCGGCTCAATAGCATTTATGTTTGAGCGCAAGGGACTCTTTACCATCAAGCAGAGCGTTATAAAGGATATTGACGAATTTGAACTGGAAATGATTGACCACGGACTGGATGATCTGACCGGGGACGAGGAGAATCTCTATCTCTACTGCGCGTTCCAGGATTTCGGAAACATGCAGAAAGCTCTGGAAGAAAAAGGCATTGAAGTAAGCAGCACAGAACTGCAGTATATACCGGGAAACACCAAGGAACTCACCGAAGAACAGCAGAAGGACGTAAACGACCTGATTGAAGCCCTCGAAGAGGATGATGATGTTCAGGCGGTGTATCACAATATGGCGTGA
- a CDS encoding T9SS type A sorting domain-containing protein, translating into MDKKILLLFVVFFSFASAGFSQALTGDKIIKASKDENPTIQTSTTGLNSNGSLVASHSQNEVPLANLQGIYYVGAAGSGPGGSDPHFPSFRAALDTISSNPIAGDCIFYITSNITEPYSDNRGIGLAVDPGPYTITFKPYTGVQPVITFNYPTDLNSGPSGAFVIGIPGRGNISWDSMRTTRNIIIDGSNTAGGTTRDLTLQSATNSQRNAIPLVIVGDVSDVIIKNTNIHYKTQTVSTVGNLFAGAVMVRHRNYLGADRVPHDILFENNHISANFDGVAQNVQAYGVYQTGTPLPVTYPYNITLKNNLIEGKRRAIALYRAGSHDIIGNNIVLNQNIAANTTNEAIYAVDVDTNSVVNIYNNKISKVSSMTNGTGFGNTAISIESFGTYNVYNNFIYGFELTAANPVAYVRGIRNGSANATLNASFNSIYMTDILAGGTVSYSGMYFTDGNNTVKNNIVHNAVVDFAAYCISRVGALGTLTSDNNDFYYADATNGNVGFWNTAATQTLAQWQTASSQDANSISANPLFVSSTDLHLSANTSPVVGKGTALAGITMDIDGNMRDTIPEIGAHEFPGFIPVELVSFKAAASGNSVILSWETKTETNNSYFEVEKRTENTSFESIARLTGAGTSAQPVQYSYTDINAGTGTVYYRLKQVDFDGSVNYSSEVSADLSVPTEFSLSQNYPNPFNPSTTIKFGIPADARVLLELYSVTGEKVATLIDGDLSAGYHQYLLNASNLATGVYLYRLSAGEFSSVKKLMLVK; encoded by the coding sequence ATGGACAAAAAGATACTTCTCCTCTTTGTGGTTTTCTTCTCTTTTGCTTCTGCTGGTTTTTCGCAGGCACTTACCGGCGACAAAATAATCAAAGCATCTAAGGACGAAAATCCGACCATCCAGACCTCTACAACAGGTCTCAACTCAAATGGTTCATTAGTGGCAAGCCATTCACAAAACGAGGTCCCCTTGGCTAATCTGCAGGGTATATATTATGTTGGCGCTGCCGGTTCAGGTCCGGGCGGAAGTGACCCGCATTTCCCGTCATTCAGAGCCGCTCTTGATACCATCAGCTCAAACCCGATTGCAGGAGACTGTATCTTCTACATAACCAGCAATATCACTGAGCCCTATAGTGACAACCGCGGTATCGGACTTGCCGTTGACCCGGGTCCATATACCATTACCTTTAAGCCCTATACCGGTGTTCAGCCCGTTATTACCTTCAATTATCCGACTGACCTTAACAGCGGCCCATCAGGCGCGTTTGTTATAGGAATCCCCGGCCGCGGAAATATTTCATGGGACAGCATGAGAACCACACGCAATATCATTATTGACGGTTCAAATACTGCCGGCGGAACAACCCGCGACCTCACATTGCAGTCTGCCACAAACTCACAGCGTAATGCTATACCGCTGGTTATTGTGGGCGATGTTTCAGATGTGATAATTAAAAATACCAACATCCATTATAAAACACAGACCGTAAGCACTGTCGGCAACCTTTTTGCAGGCGCTGTTATGGTACGTCATCGCAATTACCTTGGCGCTGACCGCGTTCCGCACGATATCCTGTTCGAAAATAACCACATAAGCGCTAATTTTGACGGCGTTGCTCAAAACGTGCAGGCATACGGTGTTTATCAGACGGGAACCCCGCTTCCGGTAACGTATCCGTATAACATCACTCTTAAGAACAACCTGATTGAAGGCAAAAGAAGAGCAATCGCTCTCTACCGCGCGGGAAGCCACGATATCATCGGTAACAACATTGTTCTGAATCAGAATATTGCTGCCAATACCACGAACGAGGCAATCTATGCAGTGGATGTTGACACGAACTCAGTAGTAAACATCTACAATAATAAAATCTCCAAAGTATCATCAATGACCAACGGCACCGGCTTCGGCAATACCGCCATCAGCATTGAATCCTTCGGAACCTATAACGTCTATAACAACTTCATTTACGGATTTGAGCTCACTGCTGCAAATCCCGTTGCGTATGTACGCGGCATCAGAAACGGTTCTGCAAACGCCACCCTGAATGCTTCATTCAACTCAATATATATGACTGACATTCTGGCAGGCGGAACGGTTTCCTACAGCGGTATGTATTTCACGGACGGCAATAACACGGTAAAGAACAACATTGTTCACAATGCAGTGGTTGATTTTGCCGCTTACTGCATTAGCAGAGTCGGCGCACTCGGAACGCTGACCTCAGACAATAACGACTTCTACTATGCGGATGCCACAAACGGAAACGTCGGGTTCTGGAACACTGCAGCAACGCAGACTCTGGCACAGTGGCAGACTGCTTCTTCGCAGGATGCAAACAGTATCAGCGCTAACCCGTTGTTTGTTTCATCAACGGATCTGCACCTTTCCGCTAACACGTCACCAGTGGTTGGCAAAGGAACAGCACTGGCCGGAATTACCATGGATATTGACGGCAATATGCGTGATACCATTCCGGAAATCGGAGCACACGAGTTCCCTGGTTTTATTCCGGTTGAACTGGTTTCTTTCAAAGCAGCTGCCAGCGGTAACTCTGTTATCCTTAGCTGGGAAACCAAAACCGAAACCAACAACTCATACTTTGAGGTTGAAAAGAGAACGGAAAACACTTCGTTTGAATCAATCGCACGTCTCACCGGTGCAGGCACCTCTGCTCAACCGGTTCAGTACAGCTATACCGATATCAATGCAGGTACCGGTACGGTTTACTACCGTCTGAAACAGGTTGACTTTGACGGTAGCGTAAATTATTCTTCTGAAGTTTCAGCTGATTTAAGTGTTCCGACTGAGTTCTCACTGAGCCAGAACTATCCGAATCCGTTTAACCCGAGCACAACTATTAAATTCGGCATTCCGGCTGACGCACGAGTTCTGCTTGAGCTTTACTCGGTAACCGGAGAAAAAGTTGCAACTCTTATTGACGGTGATCTTTCAGCCGGATATCATCAGTATCTGCTGAATGCATCAAACCTTGCAACTGGAGTATATCTCTACCGCCTGTCAGCAGGTGAATTCAGCTCAGTTAAAAAACTGATGCTGGTTAAGTAA
- a CDS encoding TlpA family protein disulfide reductase gives MIHTLILAFLLIYTVPPPAAHPAKDAISTAGIKDLQKLIKERKDKILVLNVWATWCIPCKEEMPDLNKLAEKNKNIEVVGLSIDYPDEIESKIKPFLKKQPVKFRILVNTETSDEKLINFLSPDWGGAIPATFIYDTKGKLQAVLEGKKSYEEFEAALKKLKSKS, from the coding sequence ATGATACATACTCTTATCCTTGCGTTTCTGCTGATATATACCGTTCCTCCGCCTGCGGCTCATCCGGCGAAAGATGCCATAAGCACCGCCGGGATTAAAGATCTGCAGAAACTGATTAAAGAACGGAAAGATAAAATCCTTGTGCTAAACGTCTGGGCAACCTGGTGCATCCCCTGCAAGGAAGAGATGCCTGACCTGAATAAACTTGCGGAAAAGAATAAAAACATCGAAGTGGTAGGGCTCAGCATTGATTACCCGGATGAGATTGAATCAAAGATAAAACCTTTCCTTAAAAAGCAGCCGGTTAAGTTCCGCATTCTGGTAAACACGGAAACCAGTGACGAAAAGCTGATAAACTTCCTAAGCCCTGACTGGGGAGGGGCAATTCCTGCAACGTTTATATACGACACCAAAGGAAAGCTTCAGGCAGTGCTTGAGGGGAAAAAGAGCTATGAAGAATTTGAAGCAGCACTGAAGAAGTTAAAAAGCAAAAGTTGA
- a CDS encoding thioredoxin family protein: protein MRRILFIVFTAFILFNCGDHRQAAAEEMKKAENFTLNDLDGKAHSLEQYKDAKAIVLIWVSTQCPVSNDYNTRMAALYEQYKDKGIIFLGINSNKAESIEEIKTHAEENNLRFTILKDPGNVIADKFAASFTPEVYVLNGGLDLLYHGRIDDSRRESGITKRDLSAALDEILDGKKVSVAKTKAFGCTIKRVN from the coding sequence ATGCGCAGAATTCTCTTCATCGTTTTTACCGCTTTTATTTTATTTAACTGCGGAGATCACCGCCAGGCAGCAGCCGAAGAAATGAAAAAAGCAGAAAACTTTACGCTTAATGATCTTGACGGCAAGGCACATTCCCTTGAGCAGTATAAGGATGCAAAAGCAATCGTCCTGATCTGGGTATCAACGCAGTGTCCTGTATCTAATGATTATAATACCAGAATGGCAGCACTCTACGAGCAGTATAAAGATAAGGGAATTATTTTTCTGGGCATCAACTCCAATAAAGCTGAAAGCATAGAAGAAATAAAAACCCACGCTGAAGAGAATAATCTCCGTTTCACCATCCTTAAAGATCCGGGCAATGTTATCGCTGATAAATTTGCGGCATCCTTTACTCCGGAGGTATATGTCCTTAACGGAGGTCTTGATCTGCTTTACCATGGCCGCATAGATGACAGCCGCCGGGAGTCGGGCATTACCAAGCGCGATCTGAGCGCCGCTCTGGATGAAATCCTGGACGGAAAAAAAGTTTCGGTAGCCAAAACAAAAGCTTTTGGATGTACCATAAAAAGAGTAAATTAG
- a CDS encoding MarR family transcriptional regulator — translation MFSAFLEKYKDNILGVVSCFDRIIISGTMPGWRYPGAMKFFLLKHKIKFVDYTKFAKSVRDKINAQMETLSAKTRVPIVYIRSPRLVNKENTVKKIISEKNLKQGIVAIFSIMESCDGYQTTWNKITHTGDVRARSSKCLHYYLYFLDKYLGLCFIRIPTWLPCKVQLYFNGHNLLAYKLRKNRIMYILQDNVFTYLSDFQKAQKLSDKISAGNLHSGLKAFMRRYLPVFAEYRQWPEWTFTQAEYATDIVFKDKHRMKHLYDELILRCIHLVKPGNIATFFNRSLAAHYEQEVTTHYNKMIHGTRVKHAIGANSVKMYDKAPGVLRIETTVNNIKAFRIYRMVKTCQGTITWKKAEMKKSIYSIHPLRKECTAVNSRYLDFLASFDDTSAGRMNLEQLSNPLKDNGRSVKGINFFDKQEQDVLIAVHCGSNTLNGIRNKTLRKNLGDNYSSAKVSRILTRLRKHNLIEKVPNTHCYHLTKLGLSTIPCGLYIRELELPAILSKVA, via the coding sequence ATGTTCTCGGCTTTTCTGGAAAAATATAAAGACAATATTCTCGGTGTTGTAAGTTGTTTTGACCGGATTATTATCAGTGGAACAATGCCAGGCTGGAGATATCCGGGAGCAATGAAATTTTTTTTGCTCAAACACAAGATCAAGTTTGTGGACTATACGAAATTTGCTAAATCCGTCCGTGATAAAATTAATGCACAAATGGAGACTCTTAGTGCAAAAACCCGGGTTCCTATTGTCTATATCAGGAGTCCGAGACTGGTCAACAAAGAAAATACAGTCAAAAAAATCATTTCTGAAAAGAACCTCAAGCAAGGCATTGTTGCGATTTTCTCAATTATGGAATCTTGCGACGGATATCAGACCACCTGGAACAAGATCACTCATACCGGAGATGTTCGTGCGCGATCCTCAAAATGCCTGCATTATTATTTGTATTTCTTAGATAAATATCTTGGACTTTGCTTTATTCGTATTCCTACCTGGCTGCCTTGCAAAGTTCAGTTGTATTTTAACGGTCATAATCTTCTGGCTTATAAACTCCGTAAGAACCGGATCATGTATATTCTTCAGGATAATGTCTTTACCTACCTAAGTGATTTTCAGAAAGCACAAAAACTCAGTGATAAAATCAGTGCAGGTAATTTACACTCCGGGCTGAAAGCATTTATGCGGCGATATCTCCCGGTTTTTGCCGAATATCGCCAGTGGCCGGAGTGGACTTTTACTCAGGCAGAATATGCCACCGATATTGTCTTCAAGGACAAGCATCGAATGAAACATCTTTACGACGAATTAATCCTCAGATGTATTCATTTGGTCAAACCAGGTAACATAGCTACCTTTTTTAACCGGTCGCTTGCTGCTCATTATGAACAGGAAGTCACTACTCATTATAATAAAATGATTCATGGAACTCGCGTTAAGCACGCTATTGGTGCAAATAGTGTTAAAATGTATGATAAAGCTCCAGGAGTTCTCCGCATTGAGACGACGGTGAATAATATCAAAGCATTTAGAATCTATCGCATGGTGAAAACCTGTCAAGGAACAATCACCTGGAAAAAAGCAGAGATGAAAAAGAGTATTTACAGTATCCATCCGCTCAGGAAAGAGTGTACAGCGGTAAACAGCAGATACCTTGATTTTCTTGCCTCCTTCGATGATACCTCAGCCGGTAGAATGAATTTAGAACAACTCAGCAATCCCCTCAAAGATAATGGCCGCTCAGTTAAAGGGATAAACTTCTTTGACAAGCAGGAACAGGATGTGCTTATTGCTGTTCATTGTGGGAGTAATACCCTCAATGGAATCAGAAACAAAACCTTGCGTAAGAATCTCGGTGATAACTACAGTTCTGCAAAAGTATCACGTATACTAACTCGACTGAGAAAACACAACCTTATAGAAAAAGTGCCGAATACCCATTGTTACCATTTAACAAAACTGGGACTCAGCACTATTCCTTGTGGTCTTTATATACGCGAATTAGAGTTACCGGCTATTCTCAGTAAAGTTGCCTAA
- a CDS encoding cyclic nucleotide-binding domain-containing protein has translation MKKLDKGQILIKEGAVEKQFYVVMRGRFGVYKNGKELLQIDTEGSTIGELSGILQTPRSATVIALEESTVIDIDAEPERLMKEHPDIAMGIMLDLAKRVLATTEKYAELTEVFEYTLRK, from the coding sequence ATGAAGAAACTGGACAAAGGCCAGATCCTCATAAAGGAAGGCGCCGTTGAAAAGCAGTTTTATGTAGTTATGAGAGGAAGATTCGGCGTCTATAAAAACGGCAAAGAGCTTCTTCAGATAGACACGGAAGGATCAACCATCGGAGAACTGAGCGGCATTCTTCAGACGCCCCGCAGCGCTACGGTCATCGCGCTGGAAGAATCCACCGTAATTGATATTGACGCTGAACCGGAAAGACTGATGAAAGAACATCCGGATATTGCCATGGGCATCATGCTTGATCTGGCAAAGCGCGTGCTTGCCACTACGGAAAAATACGCCGAGCTGACCGAAGTTTTCGAATATACGCTCCGTAAATAG
- a CDS encoding cyclic nucleotide-binding domain-containing protein — protein MKEFAEGRVIVKEGEVGDEFYILVSGRVGVFKNGKKLAEISAEGSTIGELSGILSMPRTATVMALEDSTILEVTADLDQLIRENPVLTKKILYHMAERLTSTTQKLAEYSEVFEFVSKKQR, from the coding sequence ATGAAGGAATTCGCTGAAGGAAGAGTAATTGTTAAGGAGGGTGAGGTCGGAGATGAGTTTTATATACTGGTTTCCGGAAGGGTCGGAGTGTTTAAAAACGGCAAAAAACTGGCTGAAATTTCAGCCGAGGGTTCAACAATCGGTGAGCTGAGCGGCATCCTTTCTATGCCCAGAACCGCGACTGTCATGGCACTTGAGGATTCCACAATCCTCGAAGTTACCGCTGATCTTGATCAGCTCATCAGAGAAAATCCCGTTCTCACTAAAAAAATCCTCTACCACATGGCCGAGCGGCTTACCTCCACCACCCAAAAACTGGCTGAATACAGCGAAGTTTTTGAGTTCGTAAGTAAAAAGCAGCGATAG
- a CDS encoding rhodanese-related sulfurtransferase has protein sequence MSNNFRIISFYKFARLDNPESFLEDHLQYCHYHGLKGKVYVSHEGINGNITGRVSAVENYKAYLKHFPQFHDIWFKESECRDYAFKKMHVRLKKELIHMGVDDINPAEGGKRLKPSELVAMYDRGEDFIIVDTRNTYEARIGHFKNAIIPEMENFREWPRVVEELEQYKDKAIVTYCTGGIRCEKATAYMVQKGFKNVYQIDGGILNFIQQYPDTYWQGGMFVFDDRKVVEPNSKEELKYTAVCHHCGTPTAYYINCHNLACDKIFVVCKSCRDEHHHCCSPECEASPHKRPRKYD, from the coding sequence ATGAGCAACAATTTCCGCATAATTTCCTTTTATAAATTCGCCCGGCTGGATAATCCCGAAAGTTTTCTTGAAGACCATCTTCAGTATTGCCATTACCACGGTCTTAAAGGAAAGGTCTATGTTTCTCACGAGGGTATTAATGGCAATATCACCGGACGCGTTTCCGCCGTGGAAAACTACAAAGCCTACCTGAAACACTTTCCTCAGTTCCATGACATCTGGTTTAAGGAGTCTGAGTGCCGGGATTATGCCTTCAAAAAAATGCACGTCCGGCTTAAAAAAGAGCTGATTCACATGGGAGTTGATGACATCAATCCGGCTGAAGGGGGCAAACGCCTCAAACCGTCAGAACTGGTAGCCATGTATGACCGCGGGGAGGATTTCATTATCGTGGATACCCGCAATACCTACGAGGCGCGCATTGGCCACTTTAAAAACGCAATCATTCCGGAAATGGAAAACTTCCGTGAATGGCCCCGGGTGGTTGAGGAGCTTGAGCAGTATAAAGATAAAGCTATCGTGACTTATTGCACCGGAGGCATCCGCTGCGAAAAAGCAACCGCGTATATGGTGCAGAAGGGTTTTAAGAATGTTTATCAGATTGACGGCGGTATCCTCAATTTTATTCAGCAGTACCCTGATACCTACTGGCAGGGGGGAATGTTTGTTTTTGATGACAGAAAAGTGGTTGAGCCAAACTCAAAGGAAGAATTAAAATATACTGCAGTCTGCCACCATTGCGGCACCCCGACAGCGTATTATATTAACTGCCACAACCTTGCCTGCGATAAAATTTTTGTGGTGTGCAAATCCTGCCGGGATGAACACCATCACTGCTGCTCCCCTGAGTGTGAAGCATCACCGCACAAACGGCCCCGCAAATACGACTGA
- a CDS encoding TonB family protein encodes MSLRIFTGRITGFSFFCLLLFTGVLHAQSDTVYTWFEDGTVSSRIILTNGLREGEAVFYYPGGRIRESVTYQAGRVEGAVNRYYENGQLKEFFNIQKGKLEGPKTAFDSTGKIIYDYFYSEGVRQKDEPVYIAEEPSVTEDEVTIPVLKEGTVIPPVRQIETRPVHNTPSLTHRFNLVAEDDPAFFLTADVPPEPVGGIYAIQNKRVYPESAKKKGITGTVEVRVLIDRNGEAVHAEVIKGIGGGCDEAAQIAVYYARYLPARINEKPVNSLMIIPVEF; translated from the coding sequence TTGTCTCTCAGGATTTTCACCGGCCGTATAACCGGCTTCTCCTTCTTTTGTCTCCTTTTGTTCACGGGTGTTCTTCACGCCCAGTCAGATACCGTATATACCTGGTTTGAAGACGGCACTGTTTCCTCCCGTATAATCCTGACTAACGGATTGCGCGAAGGGGAAGCGGTGTTCTACTACCCCGGAGGACGTATCAGGGAAAGCGTCACCTATCAGGCAGGTCGAGTGGAAGGGGCTGTTAACCGCTATTATGAAAACGGACAGCTAAAGGAGTTTTTTAACATTCAGAAAGGGAAACTTGAGGGGCCAAAAACCGCGTTTGACAGCACCGGAAAAATCATCTATGATTATTTTTACAGTGAGGGAGTCAGGCAGAAAGATGAACCGGTATATATAGCAGAGGAGCCCTCCGTAACGGAGGATGAGGTAACCATCCCCGTCTTAAAAGAAGGAACGGTTATTCCCCCTGTCCGGCAGATTGAAACCCGCCCTGTGCATAATACACCCTCGCTTACTCACCGTTTTAACCTGGTCGCCGAAGATGATCCCGCATTTTTCCTGACTGCTGATGTTCCTCCCGAACCGGTCGGCGGTATATATGCCATACAGAACAAGCGCGTATATCCGGAATCGGCAAAGAAGAAAGGCATTACCGGAACGGTTGAGGTACGCGTACTGATAGACCGGAATGGAGAAGCCGTGCATGCTGAGGTCATAAAGGGAATTGGCGGCGGATGTGATGAGGCAGCGCAGATTGCAGTTTATTATGCCCGCTACCTCCCGGCACGCATTAACGAAAAGCCGGTTAATTCATTGATGATTATACCGGTAGAATTTTAA
- a CDS encoding cyclic nucleotide-binding domain-containing protein, producing MNLSFKTGDILIREGALEKDLYILNSGTLAIFKNGKYVTEITKPGSIIGELSGILRKPRTATVIALSEVSVTRVEGDANVIVKKNPELAATLVFNLAERLENTTARFARSEQHTEAVPVFSRR from the coding sequence ATGAATCTCAGCTTTAAGACCGGAGATATTCTCATCCGCGAAGGCGCGCTTGAGAAAGACTTATATATACTCAATTCAGGAACGCTCGCCATTTTTAAAAACGGAAAATACGTCACAGAAATCACGAAGCCGGGCTCCATCATCGGGGAACTGAGCGGTATTCTGCGCAAACCCCGCACGGCTACCGTTATTGCGCTGAGTGAAGTTTCCGTTACCAGAGTTGAGGGGGATGCAAATGTAATCGTGAAAAAGAACCCCGAACTGGCAGCAACTCTTGTGTTTAATCTTGCCGAACGGCTGGAAAACACCACCGCCCGCTTTGCCCGGAGCGAACAGCACACCGAGGCAGTCCCCGTTTTTTCCAGAAGATGA